A stretch of the Clavibacter sp. B3I6 genome encodes the following:
- a CDS encoding glycoside hydrolase family 2 TIM barrel-domain containing protein, whose translation MSHLDDVAPGSASRRAPRARFATDAPVHPLDGDWRFRLLPEAPVDEPGRPPAVADPALDDAALDAAGWTTLPVPSHWVLHGHGAPAYTNLQYPFPIDPPHVPDTNPTGEHRRSFALPASFADAERVLLRTDGIEGLATFWVNGVEAGWTTGSRLTTEIDVTELLVPGVNQLGIRVHQWSAASYLEDQDQWWLPGIFRSVELLARPARPLDDVRVRADRDPADGSGLLDVAVDGAFPVVVRVPELGIRTTWETAADVAPIAIPAVDAWSAERPRLYDATVSSPGETAALRIGFRTVRIEGDALLVDGRRLTFRGVNRHESHPERGRVFDEAEARADLELMKRSGVNAIRTSHYPPHPRLIDIADELGFWVVLECDLETHGFWDVEWRDNPSDDPRWRDAYLDRIARTVGRDRNHASIVMWSLGNESGTGRNIAAMSAWVRRADPSRPVHYEGDLTGEHTDVYSRMYPTLEEIDSVCGTPVASIHETTGATGATQRAKPFILCEYGHAMGNGPGSLADYEDAIDRWPRLHGGFVWEWRDHGLLARTPDGRPFHAYGGDFGEPVHDGPFVMDGLLLSDGTPTPGLAELAAVIVPVRVRVADDGSAVRVENRRHSAPTDDVDLSWSTHHDGRRVARGVLEHAPIPAGGAVTLPLPAEARAAGHAEEVHVTVEVVTRHDASWAEAAHVVARHQALVCRRPAPRPRPAGRWRGDELGVGRFDARGDLVSWAGVPVRGPRLELWRAPTENDRGAGQGSYELAEPELTRGRGAEETPPSADRWRERGLHRLTHRLLGTERSADGLETRLRVQAAHSGAGVDVAFRWTATDRGLLLATEVVPFGTWDCTWPRVGVRIDLPAALAEHPVAWHGTGPGESYPDSRTAVHVGRFASSVDGLSVAYARPQETGHRPELRSLEIGDGSATPLIVTTVPDAAGHRAGFQLSRWTPQAMTDVGHPHELPDPEGLHLLLDDAQHGLGSRACGPDVLPRHALWPSLRTWEVLLG comes from the coding sequence ATGTCCCACCTCGACGACGTCGCCCCCGGATCGGCCTCCCGGCGCGCCCCGCGCGCCCGGTTCGCGACCGACGCGCCCGTCCACCCGCTCGACGGCGACTGGCGGTTCCGCCTCCTGCCCGAGGCGCCGGTCGACGAGCCCGGCCGCCCGCCCGCGGTGGCGGATCCCGCCCTCGACGACGCCGCGCTCGACGCGGCCGGCTGGACCACGCTGCCCGTGCCGTCGCACTGGGTGCTGCACGGCCACGGCGCGCCCGCGTACACGAACCTGCAGTACCCGTTCCCCATCGACCCGCCGCACGTGCCCGACACGAACCCCACCGGCGAGCACCGGCGGTCGTTCGCCCTGCCCGCGTCCTTCGCGGACGCGGAGCGCGTGCTGCTGCGCACCGACGGGATCGAGGGCCTCGCCACGTTCTGGGTGAACGGCGTCGAGGCGGGCTGGACCACGGGCAGCCGCCTCACGACCGAGATCGACGTGACGGAGCTCCTCGTGCCGGGGGTCAACCAGCTCGGGATCCGGGTGCACCAGTGGTCGGCCGCGTCCTACCTGGAGGACCAGGACCAGTGGTGGCTGCCCGGGATCTTCCGCTCGGTCGAGCTGCTCGCCCGCCCGGCTCGACCCCTCGACGACGTGCGCGTCCGGGCCGACCGGGACCCCGCCGACGGGTCGGGCCTCCTCGACGTGGCGGTGGACGGCGCGTTCCCGGTGGTGGTGCGCGTGCCCGAGCTCGGGATCCGGACCACGTGGGAGACGGCCGCCGACGTCGCGCCCATCGCGATCCCCGCGGTCGACGCGTGGAGCGCGGAGCGGCCGCGGCTGTACGACGCGACCGTGTCGTCGCCCGGCGAGACGGCGGCGCTCCGGATCGGCTTCCGCACGGTCCGCATCGAGGGCGACGCCCTCCTCGTCGACGGCCGCCGGCTCACCTTCCGCGGCGTCAACCGGCACGAGTCGCACCCCGAGCGCGGCCGCGTGTTCGACGAGGCCGAGGCGCGCGCCGACCTGGAGCTGATGAAGCGGAGCGGCGTGAACGCGATCCGCACCTCCCACTACCCGCCGCACCCGCGCCTGATCGACATCGCCGACGAGCTCGGGTTCTGGGTCGTGCTCGAGTGCGACCTGGAGACGCACGGCTTCTGGGACGTCGAGTGGCGGGACAACCCGTCCGACGACCCGCGCTGGCGCGACGCGTACCTCGACCGGATCGCCCGCACCGTCGGCCGCGACCGGAACCACGCCTCGATCGTGATGTGGTCGCTCGGCAACGAGTCGGGCACCGGCCGCAACATCGCGGCGATGTCCGCGTGGGTGCGGCGCGCGGACCCGTCCCGGCCCGTGCACTACGAGGGCGACCTCACGGGCGAGCACACCGACGTGTACTCGCGCATGTACCCGACGCTCGAGGAGATCGACTCGGTGTGCGGCACGCCCGTCGCGAGCATCCACGAGACGACGGGCGCGACCGGCGCGACGCAGCGCGCGAAGCCGTTCATCCTGTGCGAGTACGGGCACGCGATGGGCAACGGCCCCGGATCCCTCGCCGACTACGAGGACGCGATCGACCGCTGGCCGCGCCTCCACGGCGGCTTCGTGTGGGAGTGGCGCGACCACGGGCTGCTCGCCCGCACGCCCGACGGCCGTCCCTTCCACGCCTACGGCGGCGACTTCGGCGAGCCCGTGCACGACGGGCCCTTCGTGATGGACGGCCTGCTCCTCTCCGACGGCACGCCGACCCCGGGCCTCGCCGAGCTGGCCGCGGTCATCGTGCCGGTGCGCGTGCGGGTCGCGGACGACGGATCCGCGGTGCGGGTCGAGAACCGCCGCCACTCCGCGCCGACGGACGACGTCGACCTGTCCTGGTCCACGCACCACGACGGTCGGCGGGTCGCGCGCGGGGTGCTCGAGCACGCGCCGATCCCGGCCGGCGGGGCGGTCACGCTCCCGCTCCCGGCCGAGGCGCGCGCCGCCGGTCACGCGGAGGAGGTGCACGTGACGGTGGAGGTGGTCACGCGCCACGACGCGTCCTGGGCGGAGGCCGCGCACGTGGTCGCGCGGCACCAGGCGCTCGTGTGTCGGCGACCCGCGCCCCGGCCGCGGCCGGCGGGTCGCTGGCGGGGCGACGAGCTCGGCGTCGGCCGGTTCGACGCGCGCGGCGACCTCGTGTCGTGGGCGGGCGTCCCCGTGCGCGGTCCGCGGCTCGAGCTGTGGCGCGCGCCCACGGAGAACGACCGCGGGGCCGGCCAGGGATCGTACGAGCTCGCCGAGCCCGAGCTGACCCGAGGCCGCGGCGCGGAGGAGACCCCGCCATCGGCCGACCGCTGGCGCGAGCGCGGCCTGCACCGCCTCACCCACCGGCTCCTCGGGACGGAGCGCTCGGCCGACGGCCTCGAGACCCGCCTGCGCGTGCAGGCCGCCCACTCGGGGGCGGGCGTGGACGTCGCGTTCCGCTGGACCGCCACCGACCGCGGCCTGCTGCTCGCGACGGAGGTCGTGCCGTTCGGCACGTGGGACTGCACGTGGCCGCGCGTCGGCGTGCGGATCGACCTGCCCGCCGCGCTCGCCGAGCACCCGGTCGCCTGGCACGGCACCGGGCCGGGGGAGTCGTACCCCGACAGCCGCACGGCCGTGCACGTCGGCCGGTTCGCCTCGAGCGTCGACGGCCTCTCCGTCGCGTACGCGCGCCCGCAGGAGACGGGCCACCGACCGGAGCTGCGCTCGCTCGAGATCGGCGACGGATCCGCGACGCCCCTCATCGTCACGACCGTGCCCGACGCCGCCGGGCACCGCGCCGGCTTCCAGCTCTCCCGCTGGACGCCGCAGGCGATGACCGACGTCGGCCACCCGCACGAGCTGCCCGACCCCGAGGGCCTGCACCTCCTCCTCGACGACGCGCAGCACGGGCTCGGATCCCGCGCGTGCGGCCCCGACGTCCTCCCGCGCCACGCGCTCTGGCCGTCCCTCCGCACGTGGGAGGTGCTGCTGGGGTGA
- a CDS encoding carbohydrate kinase family protein yields MSAASRTEQSPAGLLVVGQLFADVVFGELPSEPRPGHEIWTSSFGHGPGGIANFALAGARLGVPTAIAAAVGTDPFSLLVRAALAAEGVALDHLVTLDDWALPVTASLGYDDDRALVTGGVPCPLGSDELVPGEVPAAAAALVHLDPHRSSWVGRAAAAGTDVYADVGWDPSERWDPAILDQLDECHAFLPNELEASAYTGTDSAVAAARALARRVPLSVVTAGSRGVVAVDAARGEEVVRPPLAVRAIDATGAGDVFGAALAASARAPWSLTERVDFACLVAGITVTRPGGASGAPRLDELVPWLRAHPDAAAPGRYDYLSDALAHPDGARLLA; encoded by the coding sequence GTGTCCGCAGCATCCCGCACCGAGCAGAGCCCCGCCGGGCTGCTGGTCGTCGGCCAGCTGTTCGCCGACGTCGTGTTCGGCGAGCTGCCGAGCGAGCCGCGCCCGGGTCACGAGATCTGGACGTCGTCCTTCGGCCACGGGCCGGGCGGCATCGCGAACTTCGCCCTCGCGGGCGCTCGCCTCGGGGTGCCCACCGCCATCGCCGCGGCCGTGGGCACGGATCCGTTCTCCCTCCTGGTGCGCGCCGCGCTCGCCGCGGAGGGCGTCGCGCTCGACCACCTCGTGACCCTCGACGACTGGGCGCTGCCCGTCACGGCCTCGCTCGGCTACGACGACGACCGCGCGCTCGTCACGGGCGGCGTGCCCTGCCCGCTCGGCTCCGACGAGCTCGTCCCGGGCGAGGTGCCCGCGGCCGCCGCGGCGCTCGTGCACCTGGATCCGCACCGCAGCTCCTGGGTCGGCCGCGCCGCCGCCGCCGGCACCGACGTGTACGCGGACGTCGGCTGGGACCCGTCCGAGCGCTGGGACCCCGCGATCCTCGACCAGCTCGACGAGTGCCACGCCTTCCTCCCCAACGAGCTGGAGGCGTCCGCCTACACCGGCACCGACTCGGCCGTCGCGGCCGCCCGGGCGCTCGCCCGGCGCGTGCCGCTCAGCGTCGTGACCGCCGGATCCCGCGGCGTCGTCGCCGTCGACGCCGCCCGCGGCGAGGAGGTGGTCCGGCCGCCGCTCGCGGTCCGCGCCATCGACGCCACGGGCGCCGGCGACGTGTTCGGCGCCGCGCTCGCCGCCTCCGCCCGCGCGCCCTGGAGCCTCACCGAGCGCGTCGACTTCGCGTGCCTGGTGGCGGGGATCACGGTCACCCGGCCCGGCGGCGCATCCGGCGCCCCGCGGCTCGACGAGCTCGTGCCGTGGCTCCGGGCGCACCCCGACGCCGCCGCGCCCGGCCGCTACGACTACCTCTCCGACGCCCTCGCCCACCCGGACGGCGCGCGCCTGCTCGCCTGA
- a CDS encoding extracellular solute-binding protein — protein MSHHPARRARARRLVVGAAALALLAPVLASCSSSSGSSAGGELDLWIWPDGLSQTVLDQVPDQVPGTTLNVSTVGGDFKQKLVTTFTGRSGLPSITGVKGEDMPYFLSEDGLFENLDDLGAQDVADQYPAWKLKEATTEDGELIGLPIDIGPTALYYRADVFQAAGLPSEPADVAAATATWDDYFAFGKKLKEATGGAIFVDASDVFTKSIGQGTTRFVDQEGGFTGDSAEIKEAWHRAVLAYQDGLTANVTDGSPDWASAITNGSLPALLGASWYQADLKSATADTSGDWRVAPMPGGPANIGGSFLSIPAGTEDPEAAFAVIKDVLDQDNQVTAYADKGIFPSATAAYDAPELQEGDPFFGGQSTVGVFADAAAKMPTAYTSPYDSQVQAAFVTELQNVTSLGKDPEQAWEDAVSAGEAALKTAKQ, from the coding sequence ATGTCCCACCACCCCGCCCGCCGCGCACGTGCCCGGCGCCTCGTCGTCGGCGCCGCCGCCCTCGCGCTCCTCGCGCCGGTCCTCGCCTCCTGCTCGTCGTCGTCGGGATCCTCGGCCGGCGGCGAGCTCGACCTGTGGATCTGGCCGGACGGCCTCAGCCAGACGGTGCTCGACCAGGTGCCGGACCAGGTGCCCGGCACGACGCTCAACGTCTCCACCGTCGGCGGCGACTTCAAGCAGAAGCTCGTCACCACGTTCACGGGCCGCTCGGGGCTGCCGTCCATCACGGGCGTCAAGGGCGAGGACATGCCCTACTTCCTCAGCGAGGACGGTCTGTTCGAGAACCTCGACGACCTGGGCGCGCAGGACGTGGCGGACCAGTACCCGGCGTGGAAGCTCAAGGAGGCGACCACGGAGGACGGCGAGCTCATCGGCCTCCCCATCGACATCGGCCCCACCGCCCTCTACTACCGCGCGGACGTGTTCCAGGCGGCCGGCCTCCCGAGCGAGCCGGCCGACGTCGCGGCGGCCACCGCCACGTGGGACGACTACTTCGCCTTCGGGAAGAAGCTCAAGGAGGCCACCGGCGGCGCGATCTTCGTGGACGCCTCCGACGTGTTCACCAAGTCCATCGGCCAGGGCACCACGCGCTTCGTCGACCAGGAGGGCGGGTTCACGGGCGACAGCGCGGAGATCAAGGAGGCGTGGCACCGCGCCGTGCTCGCGTACCAGGACGGCCTCACCGCGAACGTGACCGACGGCAGCCCCGACTGGGCGTCGGCGATCACGAACGGCTCGCTCCCGGCGCTCCTCGGCGCGTCCTGGTACCAGGCCGACCTCAAGAGCGCGACGGCCGACACCTCGGGCGACTGGCGCGTGGCCCCCATGCCCGGCGGCCCGGCCAACATCGGCGGCTCGTTCCTCTCCATCCCGGCCGGCACCGAGGACCCCGAGGCCGCGTTCGCGGTGATCAAGGACGTGCTCGACCAGGACAACCAGGTCACCGCGTACGCCGACAAGGGCATCTTCCCGTCGGCCACCGCCGCCTACGACGCCCCGGAGCTGCAGGAGGGCGACCCGTTCTTCGGCGGCCAGTCGACCGTCGGGGTCTTCGCCGACGCCGCCGCGAAGATGCCCACGGCCTACACGAGCCCCTACGACAGCCAGGTGCAGGCCGCCTTCGTCACGGAGCTGCAGAACGTCACCTCCCTCGGCAAGGACCCGGAGCAGGCGTGGGAGGACGCCGTCTCCGCGGGCGAGGCCGCGCTGAAGACCGCGAAGCAGTGA
- a CDS encoding NADPH-dependent FMN reductase — protein MSTTYRVGYLVGSLSSTSINRALSLALARLSAQAGLELTEIPIAPLPFYSADMDGDYPEVANEFKAAIADADAIMIVTPEYNRSVPGVLKNALDFASRPYGENAFQGKPSAVIGTSIGSVGTAVAQQHLRSILSFLASPELSQPEAYIQTTEGLISPEGAISDAGTEEFLLTWLQAFHAHIERNLTAVAA, from the coding sequence ATGAGCACCACGTACCGCGTCGGCTACCTCGTCGGCAGCCTGTCGTCCACCTCCATCAACCGGGCCCTGTCGCTCGCCCTCGCGCGACTCAGCGCCCAAGCCGGCCTCGAGCTCACCGAGATCCCCATCGCCCCGCTGCCCTTCTACAGCGCCGACATGGACGGCGACTACCCCGAGGTCGCCAACGAGTTCAAGGCCGCGATCGCCGACGCCGACGCGATCATGATCGTCACGCCCGAGTACAACCGCTCGGTGCCCGGCGTCCTCAAGAACGCGCTCGACTTCGCCAGCCGCCCCTACGGCGAGAACGCGTTCCAGGGCAAGCCCAGCGCTGTCATCGGCACGTCCATCGGCTCGGTCGGCACCGCCGTCGCGCAGCAGCACCTCCGCAGCATCCTGTCGTTCCTCGCCTCGCCCGAGCTCTCGCAGCCCGAGGCGTACATCCAGACCACCGAGGGGCTCATCTCCCCCGAGGGCGCGATCTCGGACGCGGGCACCGAGGAGTTCCTCCTCACCTGGCTGCAGGCGTTCCACGCGCACATCGAGCGGAACCTCACGGCCGTCGCCGCGTAG
- a CDS encoding glucosamine-6-phosphate deaminase, which translates to MPLASRSVVVTAVDDLAGLGSAAADVVEAFLVEEPAGVLGVATGSSPEPLYAELARRHRERGLVTDGLSLVALDEYVGLPAGHPESYLSFVRTRIAEPLGVPDARVVVPDGGAADPQAAAAEHERRIRRLGGAGLQIVGIGANGHLGFNEPGSPLAGTSRVVELAAATRRDNARYFGGDPERVPTRAITQGIATILSARRILLVASGAHKAHALAAALTGPVTVDVPASVLQRHRRVTVVADRAALAGLASPA; encoded by the coding sequence ATGCCGCTCGCGTCGCGGTCCGTCGTGGTGACGGCCGTCGACGACCTCGCGGGCCTCGGGTCCGCCGCGGCCGACGTGGTGGAGGCGTTCCTCGTGGAGGAGCCGGCGGGCGTGCTGGGCGTGGCGACGGGATCCAGCCCCGAGCCGCTCTACGCGGAGCTCGCCCGGCGCCATCGCGAGCGCGGCCTCGTCACCGACGGGCTCTCGCTCGTCGCGCTCGACGAGTACGTGGGGCTGCCGGCCGGGCACCCGGAGTCGTACCTCTCCTTCGTGCGCACGCGCATCGCGGAGCCGCTCGGCGTGCCGGACGCCCGCGTCGTGGTGCCCGACGGCGGCGCGGCGGATCCGCAGGCGGCCGCCGCGGAGCACGAGCGCCGCATCCGCCGACTGGGCGGCGCGGGGCTGCAGATCGTGGGCATCGGTGCGAACGGGCACCTCGGCTTCAACGAGCCGGGCTCGCCCCTCGCGGGCACGAGCCGGGTGGTGGAGCTCGCGGCGGCGACGCGGCGCGACAACGCGCGGTACTTCGGCGGGGATCCGGAGCGCGTGCCGACCCGTGCCATCACGCAGGGCATCGCGACGATCCTCTCGGCCCGGCGGATCCTGCTGGTCGCCTCGGGCGCGCACAAGGCCCACGCGCTCGCCGCGGCGCTCACCGGTCCCGTGACGGTGGACGTGCCCGCCTCCGTGCTCCAGCGCCACCGGCGCGTCACCGTGGTCGCCGACCGGGCCGCGCTGGCGGGGCTCGCGTCGCCCGCCTGA
- a CDS encoding carbohydrate ABC transporter permease, with amino-acid sequence MSTTVHAAGSAAARIADEAAGRPRTRAERTGRPAGRRQLPPARVILHGVLFAGSIVSLFPLYWLVVMASNTTSDIYKSPPVLVPGPYLWENIQAVFRTIDFGGSLMNTVIVAVSVTVLVLFFDSIAAFTFAKYEFPGRRALFALLLVTFMLPAQLSVIPQFVTMINLGWVGQLQALIVPAAANAFGIFWLRQFIVSSVPDELIDAARIDGAGFFRQYLTVCLPLIRPGLGFLGIFTFIAAWNDYLWPLIVLNDPGTLTLQVAMSQLNSAHGKDYGMVMAGALLAVIPLIIVFLIGAKQFIGDIAKGALK; translated from the coding sequence ATGAGCACGACCGTCCACGCCGCGGGATCCGCCGCGGCCCGCATCGCCGACGAGGCCGCGGGCCGCCCGCGCACCCGCGCCGAGCGCACCGGCCGGCCCGCGGGTCGTCGGCAGCTGCCGCCCGCCCGCGTGATCCTGCACGGGGTGCTCTTCGCCGGATCCATCGTGAGCCTGTTCCCCCTCTACTGGCTCGTCGTGATGGCGAGCAACACCACGAGCGACATCTACAAGTCGCCGCCCGTGCTCGTGCCGGGGCCGTACCTGTGGGAGAACATCCAGGCCGTGTTCCGCACGATCGACTTCGGCGGATCGCTGATGAACACGGTCATCGTGGCGGTGTCCGTCACGGTCCTCGTGCTGTTCTTCGACTCGATCGCGGCGTTCACGTTCGCGAAGTACGAGTTCCCCGGCCGGCGCGCGCTGTTCGCGCTGCTGCTCGTGACCTTCATGCTGCCCGCGCAGCTCTCGGTGATCCCGCAGTTCGTGACGATGATCAACCTCGGCTGGGTCGGCCAGCTGCAGGCGCTCATCGTGCCGGCGGCGGCGAACGCGTTCGGCATCTTCTGGCTGCGGCAGTTCATCGTCTCGAGCGTGCCGGACGAGCTCATCGACGCCGCCCGCATCGACGGCGCCGGGTTCTTCCGGCAGTACCTCACGGTGTGCCTGCCGCTCATCCGGCCGGGCCTCGGGTTCCTCGGGATCTTCACCTTCATCGCCGCGTGGAACGACTACCTGTGGCCGCTCATCGTGCTGAACGACCCGGGCACGCTCACGCTGCAGGTGGCGATGAGCCAGCTCAACAGCGCCCACGGCAAGGACTACGGCATGGTCATGGCGGGCGCGCTGCTCGCGGTGATCCCGCTCATCATCGTGTTCCTCATCGGCGCGAAGCAGTTCATCGGCGACATCGCGAAGGGCGCGCTGAAGTGA
- a CDS encoding carbohydrate ABC transporter permease, which yields MIPTVVRPGGRLRASSRAGAGAPGPARSRGAAGTRGIRRTWPYYAAIAPFFVLFAIFGLFPALYSLVLSFQDWNGLGEAEWVGLANFQALAADATFWLSIRNTLVIFALSTFPMMAISVVVAAMLNSAKRLSTFYKISYFVPNVTSVVAMAVLFGSIFGDSFGLVNAGLRAIGLDGVAWLSTPWAIQVTIAILITYQWTGYNAIIFLAGMQAIGTEVYEAAKLDGAGAIRTFWSVTLPLLRPTILFVLVVSTITGLQSFTEAQVLTASSSTTNPNSGGAGQAGLTTVLYFYQQAFNYNRFGYGAAIAWGVFLLVVIFSIISFRLGAEKKEKPVRTPGTRKGQRA from the coding sequence GTGATCCCCACCGTCGTCCGCCCCGGAGGGCGCCTGCGCGCGTCCTCCCGGGCGGGCGCGGGCGCCCCGGGCCCCGCGCGCTCCCGCGGGGCCGCCGGCACCCGCGGCATCCGCCGCACGTGGCCGTACTACGCGGCCATCGCGCCGTTCTTCGTGCTGTTCGCGATCTTCGGCCTGTTCCCCGCCCTCTACTCGCTCGTCCTCTCCTTCCAGGACTGGAACGGGCTCGGCGAGGCCGAGTGGGTGGGCCTCGCGAACTTCCAGGCCCTCGCGGCCGACGCCACCTTCTGGCTGTCCATCCGCAACACCCTGGTGATCTTCGCGCTCTCGACCTTCCCGATGATGGCGATCTCCGTCGTGGTCGCGGCCATGCTCAACTCGGCGAAGCGCCTCAGCACCTTCTACAAGATCAGCTACTTCGTGCCGAACGTGACCTCGGTGGTCGCCATGGCCGTGCTCTTCGGCTCGATCTTCGGCGACAGCTTCGGGCTCGTGAACGCGGGGCTCCGCGCCATCGGGCTGGACGGCGTGGCGTGGCTGTCGACGCCGTGGGCGATCCAGGTCACCATCGCGATCCTCATCACCTACCAGTGGACCGGCTACAACGCGATCATCTTCCTCGCGGGCATGCAGGCCATCGGCACCGAGGTCTACGAGGCCGCCAAGCTCGACGGCGCCGGCGCGATCCGCACGTTCTGGTCGGTGACGCTGCCGCTGCTGCGCCCCACGATCCTCTTCGTGCTCGTCGTCTCCACCATCACCGGCCTGCAGAGCTTCACCGAGGCGCAGGTGCTCACGGCCTCCTCGAGCACCACCAACCCGAACTCGGGCGGCGCGGGCCAGGCCGGCCTCACGACGGTCCTGTACTTCTACCAGCAGGCCTTCAACTACAACCGCTTCGGCTACGGCGCCGCCATCGCCTGGGGCGTCTTCCTCCTCGTCGTGATCTTCTCGATCATCAGCTTCCGACTGGGCGCGGAGAAGAAGGAGAAGCCCGTGCGGACGCCCGGCACCAGGAAGGGACAGCGCGCATGA
- a CDS encoding ABC transporter ATP-binding protein, whose translation MTRVAVTDLTKDFTIRKGLGRQAFRAVDRVSFDLLPGRTVALVGESGSGKSTIARMLAKLEKPTSGRIEVELDDGTPVVGSLYRRHVQMVFQDPFASLNPFHAVEHHIARPLLLHQRTRGREQTHQRVLEMLERVNLTPAEDMAARRPHELSGGQRQRVAIARALAPGAQVVIADEPVSMLDVSIRLGVLNLLGRLQREDHLAVLYITHDLATARHFSDEILVLYKGRVVERGPSDQVILDPHHDYTKLLALAAPDPERLGKVVSGEAAPDRAGLDGSVCYNHHSGAWEGVGDPVGRAVRAG comes from the coding sequence ATGACGCGGGTGGCGGTCACCGACCTGACGAAGGACTTCACGATCCGGAAGGGCCTCGGCCGGCAGGCGTTCCGCGCCGTCGACCGGGTCTCGTTCGACCTGCTGCCCGGGCGCACGGTCGCGCTCGTGGGCGAGTCGGGATCCGGCAAGTCGACGATCGCGCGCATGCTCGCGAAGCTGGAGAAGCCGACGTCCGGCCGCATCGAGGTGGAGCTCGACGACGGCACGCCCGTGGTCGGATCCCTCTACCGGCGGCACGTGCAGATGGTGTTCCAGGACCCGTTCGCGTCGCTGAACCCCTTCCACGCGGTCGAGCACCACATCGCGCGACCGCTCCTCCTGCACCAGCGCACGCGCGGACGGGAGCAGACGCATCAGCGCGTGCTCGAGATGCTGGAGCGCGTGAACCTGACGCCGGCCGAGGACATGGCCGCGCGCCGGCCCCACGAGCTCTCGGGCGGACAGCGGCAGCGCGTCGCCATCGCCCGGGCGCTCGCCCCGGGGGCGCAGGTGGTGATCGCCGACGAGCCGGTGTCGATGCTCGATGTGTCCATCCGGCTCGGCGTCCTGAACCTCCTGGGCCGGCTCCAGCGCGAGGACCACCTCGCCGTGCTCTACATCACCCACGACCTCGCGACCGCGCGGCACTTCTCCGACGAGATCCTCGTGCTCTACAAGGGCCGCGTCGTGGAGCGCGGGCCGAGCGACCAGGTGATCCTCGACCCGCACCACGACTACACGAAGCTGCTGGCGCTCGCGGCGCCGGACCCCGAGCGGCTCGGCAAGGTCGTGTCGGGCGAGGCCGCGCCGGATCGCGCGGGCCTCGACGGGAGCGTCTGCTACAACCACCACTCCGGTGCGTGGGAGGGCGTGGGCGACCCGGTGGGCCGGGCGGTGCGCGCCGGCTGA
- a CDS encoding DeoR/GlpR family DNA-binding transcription regulator, protein MRDAREFVILDRLRASRSATVAELADAAGTSEATIRRDLARLDEQGALRRTHGGAVLTEVDAPFAEVEQVNREAKERIARAAAAQIQDGQSVVLDIGTTTLHLAEQLRGRSLTVITASIAAFDVLRDDRAVKLILLPGDWDPVYRSVSGPLTAESLRLLHADHAFVGVSGIADNGDLRDTTMAQVPIKRAMAEVSDRVTVLADSSKFPGTGAGRVAPTASLTQLITEAAPHARVSQGLADKGVSVTVA, encoded by the coding sequence ATGAGAGACGCCCGAGAGTTCGTGATCCTCGACCGGCTGCGCGCCAGCCGCAGCGCGACGGTCGCGGAGCTCGCCGACGCCGCCGGCACGAGCGAGGCCACCATCCGCCGCGACCTGGCCCGCCTCGACGAGCAGGGGGCGCTCCGGCGCACGCACGGCGGTGCCGTCCTCACCGAGGTCGACGCGCCGTTCGCCGAGGTCGAGCAGGTCAACCGGGAGGCCAAGGAGCGCATAGCCCGGGCCGCCGCGGCGCAGATCCAGGACGGCCAGTCGGTCGTGCTCGACATCGGCACGACCACGCTGCACCTCGCGGAGCAGCTGCGCGGCCGGTCCCTGACGGTGATCACGGCGAGCATCGCCGCGTTCGACGTGCTGCGCGACGACCGGGCCGTGAAGCTCATCCTGCTGCCGGGCGACTGGGATCCGGTCTACCGCTCGGTGTCCGGCCCGCTCACGGCCGAGAGCCTGCGGCTGCTGCACGCCGACCACGCCTTCGTCGGCGTGAGCGGCATCGCCGACAACGGCGACCTGCGCGACACGACGATGGCCCAGGTGCCCATCAAGCGCGCGATGGCGGAGGTGAGCGACCGGGTCACGGTGCTCGCCGACTCCTCCAAGTTCCCGGGCACCGGCGCCGGCCGTGTCGCCCCCACCGCGTCGCTGACGCAGCTGATCACCGAGGCCGCCCCGCACGCGCGGGTGTCGCAGGGCCTCGCGGACAAGGGAGTGTCGGTGACCGTCGCATGA